A genomic window from Agreia sp. COWG includes:
- a CDS encoding LacI family DNA-binding transcriptional regulator, with protein MSIQRVTMRQVAAEAGVAPMTVSYTYTRPDRVAAATRARVLEAAQRLGYAGPDPVARSLRSGSTGNLGVVLGEHLSYAFEDPQAARFLAGVSQVCVENRLGLVLIPNTGGPDDVDRVREAAVDGFVLWTTTDDDPILAAVVATGKPAAIQGGPAAPGIVAVTPNDRAAAHAIATHMLTNAQRPLLLSLPLDRERQAGLMRGPTTDVRFPVTRARLTGFKNAIDESAHLWRDTPVAVVARHSRDEARRAVAAVIDEVRPDVVITMSDQLAAGALDATAATVLVSGWDDSELASTLSIPSIRQSLRDQGVACARIAAGLEPTADAADWSLALH; from the coding sequence GTGAGCATCCAGCGAGTGACGATGAGGCAGGTCGCGGCCGAGGCCGGCGTAGCGCCGATGACGGTCAGCTATACGTACACGCGCCCCGATCGTGTCGCCGCCGCCACGCGCGCCCGTGTGCTCGAGGCCGCCCAAAGGCTGGGCTACGCCGGGCCCGATCCCGTCGCCCGCTCCCTTCGAAGCGGATCGACCGGCAACCTCGGCGTGGTTCTGGGCGAGCACCTCAGCTATGCGTTCGAAGACCCCCAGGCGGCCCGCTTTCTCGCCGGGGTCTCGCAGGTCTGCGTCGAGAACCGGCTCGGCCTCGTTCTGATCCCGAACACCGGCGGCCCGGATGACGTCGACCGCGTTCGCGAGGCAGCCGTCGACGGTTTCGTGCTCTGGACGACCACCGACGACGACCCGATTCTGGCCGCGGTCGTCGCCACGGGAAAGCCCGCAGCCATCCAGGGCGGACCGGCCGCGCCCGGCATCGTCGCGGTCACGCCGAACGACCGCGCGGCCGCCCACGCCATCGCCACCCACATGCTCACGAACGCCCAGCGCCCCCTTCTGCTCTCCCTCCCCCTCGACCGCGAGCGCCAGGCCGGCCTCATGCGGGGCCCGACAACCGACGTGCGATTCCCCGTGACGCGCGCCCGGCTGACCGGCTTCAAAAACGCCATCGACGAGTCCGCTCACCTGTGGCGAGACACCCCCGTCGCCGTCGTCGCAAGACACAGTCGCGACGAAGCCCGACGCGCGGTCGCCGCCGTCATCGACGAGGTGCGACCGGATGTCGTCATCACCATGAGCGACCAACTCGCGGCGGGCGCGCTAGACGCCACGGCCGCAACGGTGCTCGTCAGCGGCTGGGACGACAGCGAGCTGGCGTCGACGCTGTCGATCCCGAGCATCCGGCAATCGCTGCGCGACCAGGGAGTCGCCTGCGCCCGAATCGCCGCCGGACTGGAGCCGACAGCGGATGCGGCCGACTGGTCGCTGGCTCTGCACTAG